One part of the Acidobacteriota bacterium genome encodes these proteins:
- a CDS encoding NarK/NasA family nitrate transporter: MSAWLEKWTPEDADFWETTGSKIAWRTLIVTTTTLTLSFATWFMMSAIVVKLPGIGFKFSTSQLFWLAAMPGLAGGTLRMIHTFLLPIFGTRKIITIATFLKLIPCIGLGLAIMNPETPFWLFMVLAFSAGFGGGDFSSYMPSTSVFFPKRLQGTALGIQAGIGNFGVSLAQFATPMIITFAMIGGSQTIQTIDPNTKAVTGSNSIWLQNAAFWYVPLLIIMGILAWLLLRSVPIKASFTEQLDIFKDKHTWFCTVTYLMTFGGFSGLAAAFPLLIKILYGGFPNPPDPLKYAFWGPLIGSASRVLFGFVADKVGGAILTTICGLALITGTITMIALGLFAPTSVDQFGLFVTLMLTLFFFTGMGNAATFRQFPIIFGHNPRQAAGVIGWTAAVAAYGPFLFSMLISTVLSATGTVDLFFIGLTVFFVVATFINWWFYNRKNCERPS, from the coding sequence ATGTCAGCCTGGTTAGAAAAATGGACCCCCGAAGATGCTGATTTTTGGGAAACAACCGGAAGCAAGATCGCCTGGCGTACACTGATCGTCACAACGACAACGCTAACGCTTTCATTCGCGACGTGGTTTATGATGAGCGCGATCGTCGTCAAACTGCCCGGGATCGGCTTTAAATTTTCCACCTCACAGCTCTTCTGGCTCGCAGCGATGCCGGGTCTTGCCGGCGGAACGCTGCGAATGATCCATACGTTTTTACTGCCTATCTTCGGCACGCGAAAGATCATAACCATCGCCACATTTCTCAAACTGATCCCATGCATCGGACTAGGTTTGGCAATAATGAATCCGGAGACTCCGTTCTGGTTATTTATGGTTTTGGCATTTTCTGCCGGGTTTGGAGGCGGCGACTTTTCGTCCTACATGCCCAGCACGAGCGTGTTCTTTCCAAAGCGATTGCAGGGTACGGCATTGGGCATTCAGGCTGGAATTGGCAACTTTGGCGTAAGTCTCGCTCAATTCGCGACACCCATGATCATCACTTTTGCGATGATCGGTGGTTCGCAGACGATCCAAACGATCGATCCAAATACGAAGGCAGTCACGGGATCAAATTCGATATGGCTGCAGAATGCAGCATTCTGGTACGTTCCCCTACTGATCATCATGGGCATCTTGGCCTGGCTGTTGTTGCGGAGCGTGCCCATTAAGGCGTCGTTCACCGAACAGCTAGATATCTTCAAAGACAAACACACCTGGTTTTGCACAGTCACTTACCTCATGACCTTCGGAGGTTTCTCCGGTCTCGCCGCAGCGTTCCCCTTGCTCATCAAAATTCTATATGGAGGCTTTCCTAACCCGCCGGATCCGCTCAAGTATGCATTTTGGGGACCTCTAATTGGATCTGCCAGTCGCGTCCTATTTGGGTTTGTAGCGGACAAGGTCGGCGGAGCGATCTTGACGACGATCTGTGGACTCGCACTAATTACAGGGACGATCACAATGATCGCGTTGGGTCTATTTGCACCGACATCGGTTGATCAGTTCGGACTATTTGTGACGCTTATGCTGACCCTCTTTTTCTTTACGGGAATGGGCAATGCCGCAACATTTCGCCAATTTCCGATCATTTTCGGACACAATCCGCGACAGGCTGCGGGCGTTATAGGTTGGACGGCAGCCGTCGCTGCTTACGGCCCATTCCTATTCTCGATGTTGATCAGCACAGTACTTTCGGCGACCGGAACCGTCGATCTATTCTTTATAGGCCTAACTGTATTTTTTGTAGTTGCCACCTTTATTAATTGGTGGTTTTACAACCGAAAAAACTGCGAGAGGCCGAGCTAA
- a CDS encoding MFS transporter, translating to METSTPPGAIRILILNTLAFTVCFSAWMLNGVLVTFLSVNQVYKWTASEIGWLMGIPVLAGSIFRLPAGMLTDKFGGKPVMTATLLLCAVPMFLLSKVDSFTGFALCSFGFGLVGVSFSIGIAYTSVWFPRSKQGFALGIFGAGNAGSAITTLVAPTLLNTFTANGSDIDAWRRLPIVYAAVLAVTGVIFFLATTNKKPLWVAKTFAEQLAPLKNIRVWRFGLYYFLVFGCFVAFSQWLVPYFVNVYYLPLVTAGLLAALFSFPSGVIRAFGGWLSDRFGGRKVMYGVLGLSLLLSALLIIPKMEISSPGKGVVAERDGVVTGVDADSVTVDGKRYQVNAKKETGSIEQDQMLIFPTKEIWQEPVVQIGQEVKRKELLAKGTTKIFFQANVWIFAGIVMFLGIVWGVGKAAVYKHIPEYFPEEVGVVGGMVGVLGGLGGFVSPIIFGYLLDETGLWTSSWMMMLVLSAICLVWMHRVIQKMMHEQQPDLMKKIED from the coding sequence ATGGAAACGAGCACGCCTCCTGGGGCAATCCGGATACTGATATTAAATACACTCGCGTTCACCGTATGTTTTTCGGCGTGGATGTTAAACGGCGTTCTTGTTACTTTTCTTTCGGTAAACCAGGTCTACAAATGGACCGCCTCTGAGATCGGTTGGCTGATGGGAATACCGGTTCTTGCAGGCTCTATTTTTCGTCTGCCTGCGGGTATGCTAACCGACAAGTTTGGTGGCAAACCAGTAATGACGGCGACCTTGCTCCTCTGTGCGGTCCCAATGTTTCTTCTTTCAAAGGTCGATTCATTCACTGGTTTCGCTCTGTGTAGTTTCGGATTTGGGCTTGTCGGTGTAAGTTTTTCGATCGGCATTGCCTACACATCGGTTTGGTTCCCGAGATCAAAACAAGGATTTGCTCTCGGTATCTTCGGAGCCGGAAATGCCGGTTCGGCCATCACCACTCTTGTAGCTCCAACATTACTCAACACGTTTACGGCAAACGGTTCGGACATCGATGCCTGGCGCAGACTGCCAATAGTCTATGCCGCGGTCCTTGCGGTTACGGGCGTAATATTCTTTCTGGCGACGACAAATAAGAAGCCGCTGTGGGTAGCGAAGACTTTTGCCGAACAACTCGCCCCTCTCAAGAATATTCGCGTGTGGCGATTCGGACTGTACTATTTTCTTGTTTTTGGCTGCTTTGTCGCTTTTTCGCAATGGCTCGTCCCCTATTTTGTAAACGTCTATTATTTGCCGTTGGTTACAGCCGGTTTGCTGGCCGCACTATTCAGCTTTCCCTCAGGTGTTATCAGGGCGTTCGGCGGCTGGCTGAGCGATCGTTTTGGCGGTCGAAAAGTGATGTATGGCGTCCTCGGCCTGTCGTTACTACTATCCGCTCTGTTGATAATTCCCAAAATGGAAATATCGTCACCGGGCAAGGGGGTCGTAGCCGAACGTGATGGCGTTGTAACAGGTGTCGACGCTGATTCTGTCACTGTGGACGGCAAAAGATATCAGGTCAATGCCAAGAAGGAAACGGGCTCGATCGAACAAGACCAAATGCTTATCTTCCCTACAAAAGAGATATGGCAGGAACCCGTTGTACAGATCGGACAGGAAGTAAAACGAAAAGAACTGCTGGCGAAAGGGACCACCAAGATCTTTTTTCAGGCCAATGTGTGGATATTCGCCGGGATCGTGATGTTTCTGGGTATTGTCTGGGGCGTCGGCAAGGCTGCTGTATACAAACACATACCTGAATATTTTCCCGAGGAAGTTGGCGTCGTTGGCGGAATGGTTGGAGTTCTGGGCGGCCTTGGCGGTTTCGTAAGCCCAATCATCTTTGGCTATTTACTTGATGAAACCGGCCTTTGGACTAGTTCGTGGATGATGATGCTCGTTCTTTCAGCGATCTGTTTGGTCTGGATGCATCGCGTGATTCAGAAAATGATGCACGAGCAGCAGCCGGATCTGATGAAGAAGATTGAGGATTAA
- a CDS encoding ammonia-forming cytochrome c nitrite reductase subunit c552 — protein sequence MENEENTVSKKAPAKSRLYGGKVVVSVAFLAFAAAILGLGLLTNILERKNEAKNPFFRVVELTDDTTDPEVWGKNFPLQYDGYKKTVDQVRTRFGGSEAVHKTPKDSDPRSMVAQSRLEEDPRLKTMWDGYAFAVDFREERGHAFMLEDQMFTERQNVVKQPGSCINCHASAYAAYKKLGGGDIVAGFQALNKLPYFEAKKEISHPVACIDCHDSQTMALRITRPAFMDGIKAYKASQGIQNYDVNRDATRQEMRSYVCGQFHVEYYFKGADKQLTYPWEKGLKVENIMAYYDEVKHKDWSHKQTGAEVLKAQHPEFEMFNQGIHSRAGVSCADCHMPYKREGAMKISDHHVRSPLLNISQSCQTCHSTSEAELKFRAEAIQERTFNMRNIAMDALVQLIDDLRKAKERGATDEDLAAARDFQRKAQFYLDFVEAENSMGFHAPAEAVRILGESVKFTRQGQLSLKNGKTLLATAAAH from the coding sequence ATGGAAAACGAAGAAAACACGGTGTCTAAAAAAGCACCGGCCAAATCGAGGTTGTACGGAGGAAAGGTCGTGGTATCGGTCGCGTTTCTAGCGTTTGCCGCGGCCATTCTTGGCCTTGGGCTTCTAACAAATATTCTTGAGCGGAAAAATGAGGCTAAGAACCCTTTTTTTCGTGTGGTTGAATTGACCGACGATACGACCGACCCAGAGGTCTGGGGTAAGAATTTTCCTCTCCAGTATGATGGTTACAAAAAGACCGTCGATCAGGTACGAACTCGTTTTGGCGGCAGTGAGGCGGTTCACAAAACGCCAAAGGACTCTGACCCGCGATCGATGGTAGCCCAGTCGCGTCTGGAAGAGGACCCTCGATTAAAAACGATGTGGGATGGCTATGCTTTTGCTGTCGACTTTCGGGAAGAGCGGGGCCACGCTTTCATGCTGGAAGACCAGATGTTTACTGAAAGGCAGAATGTTGTTAAACAGCCTGGTAGTTGTATTAATTGTCACGCCTCCGCGTACGCTGCTTACAAGAAACTCGGAGGTGGCGACATCGTAGCTGGGTTTCAAGCACTCAACAAACTGCCGTATTTTGAAGCAAAGAAAGAAATTTCACACCCGGTTGCTTGTATAGACTGCCACGATTCACAAACGATGGCATTACGAATTACCAGGCCCGCATTCATGGACGGGATAAAAGCGTATAAGGCGTCTCAAGGGATCCAAAATTATGATGTAAATCGTGATGCAACTCGGCAGGAAATGCGGAGCTACGTCTGCGGTCAGTTCCACGTAGAATACTATTTCAAGGGAGCCGATAAGCAGTTGACCTATCCTTGGGAAAAGGGGCTAAAAGTCGAAAACATTATGGCCTACTATGATGAGGTAAAACACAAAGATTGGTCACACAAGCAAACTGGAGCCGAAGTTCTGAAAGCTCAACACCCTGAATTTGAGATGTTCAACCAGGGAATTCACTCAAGGGCAGGTGTTTCCTGTGCCGATTGTCACATGCCGTATAAACGTGAAGGGGCAATGAAAATCAGCGACCATCATGTTCGGAGCCCGCTCCTGAACATTAGCCAGAGCTGCCAAACTTGTCACAGTACGAGCGAAGCGGAGCTCAAATTCCGGGCCGAGGCGATCCAGGAACGCACTTTCAATATGCGAAACATTGCCATGGACGCTCTTGTGCAGCTCATTGACGATCTTAGGAAAGCGAAGGAAAGGGGCGCCACAGACGAAGACCTCGCAGCGGCACGAGACTTTCAGCGGAAAGCACAGTTTTATCTTGATTTTGTCGAGGCCGAAAACTCAATGGGTTTTCACGCTCCAGCCGAGGCGGTAAGGATCTTAGGCGAATCTGTGAAATTTACACGCCAAGGGCAACTGTCGCTTAAAAATGGAAAAACCCTGCTCGCTACAGCTGCCGCGCACTGA
- the nrfH gene encoding cytochrome c nitrite reductase small subunit, whose translation MNLQFLKLAVLGIAVGGALAIGVYTFVYAKGYSYLSNDPGNCANCHIMNEQFDGWQKGSHKNVATCNDCHTPHDTVGKYMTKASNGFWHSYYFTTNTFHEPIQLTERSRQITEESCRHCHQNMVDAITVSLDKKHTDEVSCLRCHRSVGHLH comes from the coding sequence ATTAACCTTCAATTCTTAAAACTAGCCGTTTTAGGCATCGCGGTAGGCGGAGCACTTGCGATCGGGGTTTACACCTTTGTGTACGCCAAGGGATATTCGTATCTTTCGAACGACCCTGGAAACTGCGCTAATTGCCACATCATGAATGAACAATTTGATGGTTGGCAGAAGGGTAGCCATAAGAACGTCGCGACCTGTAATGATTGTCACACGCCCCACGATACCGTTGGTAAATATATGACCAAAGCCTCGAACGGCTTTTGGCATTCCTATTATTTCACCACCAATACTTTTCATGAACCGATTCAGTTGACCGAGCGAAGCCGGCAGATCACCGAAGAATCCTGTCGGCACTGTCATCAGAATATGGTTGATGCAATAACAGTTTCATTAGATAAAAAGCATACGGATGAGGTGTCTTGTCTCAGGTGCCATCGTTCAGTGGGGCACTTACATTAA
- a CDS encoding Rieske 2Fe-2S domain-containing protein: MNSKAFHQDTINKILAADNEISDEVNVRTASAPFQAEFPYERDSEAQVTRREFCNFLFLTSSALFLGAAGFAGKSAYDARSPRTFTPAKIDGAMSIEPGSALNFAYPSEEDTAILIRDTDGTYAAFGQKCTHLSCPVYYSQANDRLECPCHNGGFSSKTGEVLYGPPPRPLDRIELETINGEIFAVKREVRGNEG; the protein is encoded by the coding sequence ATGAATTCTAAAGCATTCCATCAAGATACGATCAATAAGATACTGGCCGCGGATAATGAAATATCGGATGAAGTAAATGTCCGCACAGCGTCGGCTCCGTTTCAGGCCGAGTTCCCTTACGAACGAGACAGCGAAGCTCAGGTCACAAGGCGGGAGTTCTGCAACTTTCTCTTTTTGACGTCGAGTGCACTGTTTTTGGGCGCGGCTGGATTTGCAGGGAAATCTGCGTATGATGCCCGATCGCCAAGAACCTTTACGCCAGCGAAGATCGATGGTGCAATGAGCATCGAACCCGGATCAGCCTTGAATTTCGCGTACCCCTCGGAGGAAGATACCGCGATCCTGATACGCGACACCGACGGCACCTATGCTGCCTTTGGGCAGAAATGCACGCATCTGTCTTGCCCGGTCTACTATTCACAAGCAAACGACCGTCTCGAATGCCCGTGTCACAATGGTGGTTTCAGCTCCAAGACAGGCGAGGTATTGTATGGCCCGCCGCCGCGTCCGCTCGACAGAATTGAGCTTGAGACGATCAATGGTGAAATTTTTGCAGTTAAAAGAGAGGTGCGTGGCAATGAAGGATAA
- a CDS encoding 4Fe-4S dicluster domain-containing protein — MNETMFIDPQRCIGCRSCVAACRECSTHKGYSMIFVDYIDRSETTATMPTICMHCEEPTCALVCPADAIKQNEDGVVMSALKPRCLDCRNCVNACPFGVPKYNSAMHLQMKCDMCYDRTSEGLKPMCASVCPTGAISFGTYEQIVPLRRTKPVNAHVFGNQSVKTKVYMMLPTDADEVSVDGCGVFEGQIALDGANVSEESWIDTQVEESNKSNEF, encoded by the coding sequence ATGAATGAAACGATGTTTATCGACCCGCAGCGATGCATAGGATGTAGGTCCTGTGTAGCCGCATGCCGCGAGTGCTCGACACACAAGGGCTACTCGATGATCTTTGTCGACTATATCGACCGCAGCGAGACGACCGCTACCATGCCCACCATATGTATGCACTGCGAAGAGCCGACTTGTGCGCTGGTCTGCCCCGCGGACGCGATCAAACAAAATGAAGATGGCGTGGTCATGTCTGCACTGAAGCCACGATGCCTCGATTGCCGCAATTGTGTGAACGCGTGCCCTTTCGGTGTGCCGAAATACAATTCCGCGATGCATCTGCAGATGAAATGCGACATGTGCTACGACCGAACGAGCGAGGGTCTCAAGCCAATGTGCGCAAGCGTCTGTCCGACAGGAGCAATTTCGTTCGGTACTTATGAACAGATCGTTCCGCTTCGTAGAACTAAGCCCGTCAATGCTCACGTTTTTGGCAATCAAAGCGTTAAGACAAAAGTCTACATGATGCTGCCGACTGATGCTGATGAGGTAAGCGTCGACGGGTGCGGCGTTTTCGAGGGACAGATAGCGCTTGACGGAGCTAACGTAAGCGAAGAATCGTGGATAGATACTCAAGTGGAGGAATCCAATAAGAGCAATGAATTCTAA
- a CDS encoding nitrate reductase, translating into MSKVENLASIIDRFGPHLHDEPIGGWRAERKVDKMVPTHCPYCGMQCGMNLLVEKNHVVGVEPRYDFPVNEGRLCPKGVTAYLQTHHPDRLEYPLIKRNGNFERASWDEALDLIVSKFKGLQEKYGKDSIAVYSGSSLTTEKTYLVGKFARLGLQTRYIDYNGRLCMASAAGGNNKAFGIDRAANPWSDIPHAEVLIIAGANCAETFPILNGFLWKQRDNGGVWIVIDPRETPTARQGDLHLQLKPGTDVAVANGILNVLINENLIDQAFIDSRTNDWEAARAAALNYPPDVASEISGVPAEKIIQAARLYGRAKTGMIMHARGIEHHSNGTENVLSYINIALATGKIGSEGRGYGTITGQGNGQGGREHGQKADQLPGYRSMLNPEHRKYIAEVWGIDESEMPEPGVSAVELFNKMREGEIKGLLSICSNMMVSLPDTNQVRKSLEGLEFNVCIDFFLSESARYADVVLPGTTWSEDEGTTTSGEGRVIKINQAIDPPGEARHDWRALQEIAHRMGRGKYFQFESPREIFDELRVASKGGKADYFGVTYEKIDKQDGVFWPCPTEESMGTPRLFEERFAHDDGKARFHAIEYKGAAEKPDEEYPLIFTSGRIVHQYLSGNQTRRIGFLVQQCPEPFVEMHPETAMRYKINDGERVKVISRRGEGIFPALVVKTIRPDTIFIPYHWGEELAANQITNAALDPTSKIPEFKACAARLEKIHTRELPILGEVRKGTSQNEVQKGK; encoded by the coding sequence ATGTCTAAAGTTGAGAATCTCGCAAGTATCATTGATCGTTTCGGCCCTCATTTGCACGATGAGCCGATAGGCGGTTGGCGCGCCGAACGAAAAGTCGACAAGATGGTGCCCACCCACTGTCCGTATTGCGGAATGCAGTGTGGCATGAATCTGCTGGTTGAAAAGAATCATGTTGTCGGCGTAGAACCGCGTTACGATTTTCCGGTTAACGAAGGCCGTCTGTGTCCCAAGGGAGTGACTGCGTATCTACAGACACATCATCCAGATCGGCTGGAATATCCGCTGATAAAACGAAACGGCAATTTCGAGCGAGCGAGCTGGGACGAGGCTCTAGATCTGATCGTGTCGAAATTTAAGGGACTGCAGGAAAAATACGGCAAGGATTCGATCGCTGTTTATTCAGGCTCGTCACTGACGACCGAAAAGACCTATCTCGTAGGTAAATTCGCCCGCCTCGGATTGCAGACCAGGTACATTGACTACAACGGACGACTTTGCATGGCATCTGCCGCGGGCGGTAACAATAAAGCGTTCGGCATTGACCGGGCGGCAAACCCGTGGAGCGACATTCCTCATGCCGAGGTCTTGATCATCGCCGGAGCAAACTGTGCCGAAACGTTTCCGATCCTTAATGGATTTTTGTGGAAACAGCGTGACAACGGTGGTGTGTGGATAGTCATCGATCCGCGTGAGACGCCAACCGCTCGTCAGGGCGATCTACATTTACAGCTCAAGCCAGGGACGGATGTCGCAGTCGCGAACGGCATTTTGAATGTCCTCATAAATGAGAACCTCATCGATCAGGCATTTATCGACAGCCGCACTAATGACTGGGAAGCGGCCAGGGCGGCGGCATTGAATTATCCACCCGATGTCGCTTCAGAGATCTCCGGTGTCCCGGCGGAGAAGATCATTCAGGCCGCTCGCCTCTACGGTCGTGCAAAGACCGGAATGATCATGCATGCCCGCGGCATCGAGCATCACTCGAACGGGACGGAGAACGTGCTAAGTTATATCAATATCGCACTTGCGACCGGTAAGATCGGCTCGGAAGGCCGCGGCTACGGCACGATCACCGGTCAGGGCAACGGCCAGGGCGGCCGTGAGCATGGACAGAAGGCCGACCAACTTCCGGGCTATCGGTCCATGCTTAATCCTGAACATCGGAAGTACATTGCCGAAGTCTGGGGCATCGACGAATCTGAAATGCCTGAACCTGGCGTATCCGCCGTCGAGCTGTTTAACAAAATGCGGGAAGGCGAAATCAAAGGCCTTCTCTCGATATGCAGCAACATGATGGTCTCGCTGCCGGATACCAATCAGGTGCGGAAGTCGCTCGAGGGACTCGAATTTAACGTCTGCATCGATTTCTTTTTGTCCGAAAGTGCCCGTTATGCCGACGTTGTCCTGCCCGGTACAACATGGTCCGAAGACGAAGGCACGACTACCAGCGGCGAGGGCCGCGTGATTAAGATCAATCAAGCGATAGACCCGCCCGGTGAGGCTCGCCACGATTGGCGCGCCCTCCAGGAGATCGCTCATAGGATGGGTCGCGGAAAGTACTTTCAATTTGAGTCTCCTCGGGAGATATTTGACGAGCTCCGAGTCGCTTCCAAGGGTGGGAAGGCAGATTATTTCGGGGTCACTTACGAAAAGATCGACAAACAGGACGGGGTGTTCTGGCCGTGTCCAACCGAGGAAAGCATGGGGACGCCGCGTCTTTTCGAGGAACGTTTCGCTCACGATGACGGCAAGGCAAGATTTCACGCGATCGAGTACAAAGGGGCTGCGGAAAAGCCCGATGAGGAGTACCCGCTCATCTTTACCAGCGGTCGTATAGTCCATCAGTATTTATCGGGTAACCAGACCCGGCGTATCGGCTTTCTTGTTCAGCAGTGTCCGGAGCCATTCGTTGAGATGCATCCTGAAACCGCAATGAGATACAAGATCAACGATGGCGAGCGGGTCAAGGTGATCTCGCGTCGCGGTGAAGGTATATTCCCCGCTCTGGTAGTAAAAACCATCAGGCCCGATACGATCTTTATCCCGTATCACTGGGGCGAGGAACTCGCGGCAAATCAGATAACCAACGCAGCACTCGACCCGACCTCGAAAATACCGGAATTCAAAGCATGTGCTGCTCGTCTAGAGAAAATACACACGAGAGAATTGCCGATACTGGGCGAGGTGCGAAAGGGAACGTCGCAAAATGAAGTGCAGAAAGGAAAATAG
- a CDS encoding MFS transporter, with protein MPIEITKPATSINYRNPTLIGLGASMALTALVIVGSRNLEHFDSALFGYLIASIVAIGAIFFRYALWLQRPATRAYFSRGLKLFFQRKKFARNTLDATKTVGINMLAQKFIFKRAKSRWLMHFLIMWGCILSAAITFPLVWGWIHFKLESETGYKAYVFGFPMQSMDVHSVLAFFTFKALNFTALMVLAGCAIAIHRRLKDRGAIAVQQFLLDFVPHLLLIAICVSGLMLTASSTYFGGYMYSFIALTHQAIVIMTLFFLPFGKLFHIVQRPASIGVELYQQRAKEMEQAKCLRCGVEFASVMWLGDLKSVVEKVGFDYTMENGEKLQDYCPRCKRVMRGLAYSVLMDRPDKVFHGSRADSE; from the coding sequence ATGCCCATCGAGATCACCAAGCCAGCTACTTCGATTAATTATCGCAACCCGACCTTGATCGGGCTCGGGGCATCAATGGCTCTGACGGCACTTGTTATTGTCGGTTCGCGAAATCTTGAGCATTTCGATTCGGCGCTATTCGGATATCTGATCGCAAGTATCGTCGCGATCGGTGCGATTTTTTTCCGCTATGCACTTTGGCTTCAGCGTCCGGCGACGCGAGCATATTTTTCTAGAGGGTTGAAGCTATTTTTCCAGCGAAAGAAATTTGCACGCAACACGCTTGACGCTACAAAAACGGTTGGCATAAACATGCTCGCCCAGAAGTTTATCTTCAAACGGGCCAAATCAAGATGGCTGATGCATTTTCTGATCATGTGGGGCTGTATTTTGTCAGCGGCCATCACCTTCCCGCTGGTATGGGGCTGGATACACTTCAAACTTGAGAGCGAAACAGGCTACAAGGCCTACGTATTCGGCTTTCCAATGCAATCGATGGACGTCCACAGCGTGCTGGCATTTTTCACGTTCAAGGCCCTTAATTTTACAGCTCTCATGGTGCTGGCGGGCTGCGCAATTGCGATCCATCGCCGATTAAAAGACCGTGGAGCAATTGCCGTTCAGCAATTTCTTTTGGATTTTGTTCCCCATCTTTTATTGATCGCTATCTGTGTTTCGGGACTAATGCTAACGGCATCCAGCACGTATTTCGGTGGGTACATGTACTCGTTCATCGCTCTTACGCATCAAGCGATAGTGATAATGACTCTTTTCTTCCTACCGTTTGGGAAGCTGTTTCATATCGTACAGCGTCCAGCATCGATCGGTGTGGAACTTTATCAGCAACGAGCAAAAGAGATGGAGCAGGCGAAATGCCTGCGGTGCGGCGTAGAATTTGCGTCCGTGATGTGGCTCGGCGATCTGAAGAGCGTCGTCGAAAAAGTAGGGTTTGACTACACAATGGAAAATGGTGAGAAGTTGCAGGATTATTGTCCGCGTTGCAAACGTGTAATGCGGGGCCTTGCATACTCCGTCCTAATGGATCGCCCCGATAAGGTCTTTCACGGCTCACGCGCCGACAGCGAATAG
- a CDS encoding Crp/Fnr family transcriptional regulator, whose translation MSQISDHFSAELTEGLFAIGRRRSFGGGEHVFFEGDPATFLPIILAGKIKMVRYPEAGKEIIIGTFQAGEIFAIPPAMDGKRFPATAVAIENSSLLMVPRGEFLALMESSSEFSSLVLNRMCGILRDRADTVQILATPSAEQRVASIILRLTGEMNAGEVKKITHRRQDIAEMAGLSLETTIRTIRKLAEKGYLKIVGGRIFVETTEHLRTLIR comes from the coding sequence ATGAGTCAAATATCCGACCATTTTAGTGCCGAACTAACAGAAGGTCTCTTTGCTATTGGACGCAGACGTTCGTTCGGTGGCGGCGAGCACGTTTTTTTCGAGGGTGATCCGGCCACATTTTTGCCGATCATATTGGCTGGAAAGATCAAAATGGTTCGCTATCCTGAGGCGGGTAAGGAGATCATCATTGGCACGTTTCAGGCTGGCGAGATATTCGCAATTCCGCCGGCGATGGACGGAAAGCGATTTCCCGCAACAGCCGTTGCAATCGAGAACAGCTCGCTTCTAATGGTCCCGCGGGGTGAGTTTCTTGCTTTAATGGAATCATCGTCCGAATTTTCTTCCCTGGTGCTTAACCGAATGTGTGGCATTCTCCGTGACCGTGCCGATACCGTTCAGATTTTGGCCACGCCATCCGCCGAGCAGCGTGTTGCGAGCATTATTTTGAGGCTTACGGGTGAAATGAATGCGGGCGAAGTTAAGAAGATCACCCATCGACGGCAAGATATAGCTGAGATGGCAGGGCTTTCGCTCGAGACCACGATCCGGACTATCCGAAAACTCGCGGAAAAGGGATATCTGAAAATAGTCGGCGGAAGAATATTCGTCGAAACGACTGAGCATCTTCGCACTCTTATCCGTTAG